CCGCAGGTGATGCACTTGAGACACGTGCCGTTGCGCACCATGGTGAACTGGCCGCAGTCGCCGCAGGGATCGCCCTCGTAGCCCTTGAGGCGCGCCATCTCGGAGGCCGAGAGCGCCTTGGCCTTCGCCAGCGCGCCGCTGCCGCCGCTGACCGGCGTCGCGGCGCGCGCGGTGACGGGCGGGGCCGCGGGCGGCTCGACGCGCGGGCCGGCCGTGCCCTGGAGGATCTTGGCGCCGAGCGTGTCGCCGCGGAGGTCCTCCTCGGCGACATGGGAGAGATCGGTGCGGCCGAGGTACGTAATGGCCAGCTCCCGGAAGACGTAGTCGATGACCGAGGTAGACATCTTGATGCGGTCGTTGCCCTTGACCATGCCGTTGGGTTCGAAGCGGGTGAAGACGAAGGCGTCCACGAACTCCTCGAGCGGCACGCCGTGCTGGAGACCCAGCGAGATGGCGATGGCGAAGCAGTTCATGAGGGAGCGGAATGCCGCGCCTTCCTTGTGCATGTCGAGGAAGACCTCGCCCAGCGACCCGTCCTCGTACTCGCCCGTGCGGAGGTAGATCTTGTGGCCGCCGACGACGGCCTTCTGGGTGTAGCCGGCGCGGCGGTCCGGCAGCCGGTGCCGCTCGCGCAGGTACTTGGTCACCACCCGCTCGGTCATGCGCTCGGCCACCTTCTCCACGTCCGCCGCCGCGGCGTCCTCCTCGTCGTCGCTGACGGTGTTCAGCGGCTGGGAGAGCTTGGAGCCGTCGCGGTAGAGGGCGACGGCCTTGAGCATGGACTGCCACGAGGCGCGGTAGGCGTCCTTGACCTCCTCAACCGTGGCGTCCTGCGGCATGTTGATCGTCTTGCTGATCGCCCCCGACAGGAAGGGCTGGGCGGCGGCCATCATGCGGATGTGGGCCGCGACCGCGATGAAGCGCTGGCCCTTGCGGCCGCAGCGGTTGGCGCAGTCGAAGACCGGCAGGTGCTCGGGCTTGAGGAAGGGCGCGCCCTCGACCGTCATGGCGCCGCAGCAGAAGTCGTTGGCGGCCTCGATCTCGGCCGGCGTGAAGCCGAGCGCGCGGAGCAGGTTGCCGTTCCACTCGGCCAGCTGCGCGTCGTTGATCCCGAGCTTCTCGGCGACATAGCCGTCGCCGAGCGTCCAGGAGTTGAGGACGAACTGGATCTCGAAGGCGCCCTCGATCGCGGCCTCGATCTTGGCCAGCCCCTCGTCGTCGAAACCCTTGGCCCGGAGCGTGTCGTGGTTGATGAAGGGCGCGCCCTCGAGCGTCTTCCGCCCCACGCAGTAGTCCACGATCTCCTCGATCTGGTTCGGCGGGTAGCCGAGCGCCTGGAGCGCCACGGGCAGGCTCTGGTTGATGATCTTGAAGTAGCCGCCGCCCGCCAGCTTCTTGAACTTGACCAAGGCGAAGTCGGGCTCGATCCCCGTGGTGTCGCAGTCCATGACGAGGCCGATGGTGCCCGTCGGCGCCAGGACCGTCACCTGGGCGTTGCGGAAGCCGTGCGCCTGGCCGAGGTCCAGCGCTCGGTCCCAGGTCTCGCGCGCGGCCTGCAGGAGCCGCTGTGGGCAGCGCTCGGGGTCGATGCCCATCGGCGTGATGGTCAGCCCCTCGTAATCGCCGGCGGGGCTATTGTAGGCGGCCCGCCGGTGGTTGCGGATGACGCGCAGCATGTGCGCCCGGTTCTTGGCGTAGCCGGGGAAGGGGCCCAGGTCCTTGGCGATCTCGGCGGAGGTCGCGTAGGCCTCGCCGTGCATGATGGCCGTGATCGAGCCGCAGATGGCCGCAGCCTCGGCGGAGTCGTACGGGATGCCGCTGCGCATCAGCACGGTGCCCATGTTGGCGTAGCCCAGCCCCAGCGTCCGGAAGTCCCAGCTCTTCTGCGCGATGATTGGGCTCGGGTAGGCGCCCATGAGCACGCTGATCTCGAGCACCATCGTCCACAGCCTGCAGGCGTGGCGGAAGCCCTCGACGTCAAAGCTGCCGTCGGGCCGCAGGAACTTGACCAGGTTGATGGACGCCAGGTTGCACGCCGTGTCGTCGAGGAACATATACTCCGAGCAGTTGTGGACGACGACGCCTCCGGCCACGAAGTGATGCGTAGCCTCCTCGGTCAGGTCGAACACGTCCGCATCACCGGCAGGCTCGATGGAAGCGACCTCGTCGGTGAGATCGTCCCGGTAGGTGGCCACCTCCGCATTCAGCCTTGCCAGCGCCGCGGCCTTCGGACTCTCGGGATGGAAGCCGATCTCGCGCTCGAAGAGGACGCGCGAGGACCGGCTGATCCGGAGCGAGAACATCGGCTGGACGGGATACTGCCGCAGGCCGCCGCGGCCGTCAGGAAGGAGCGAGACCGTCGTCTCGCCGCGCCGGTTTGCGTACAGCTTGGACTTGATTCCGAAGGACAGCAGCAGCAGCTGGACCTGGCTGAGGAGCTCCTCCGACGTGGAATCAAGGCCCACGTACTGGGACTTGTCCCCGTAGTTGGCGACGGTGCCGTCGGCGGTGAAGAGGCCCCGCAGGACCGCGGCCAGGGCGGGCCGGTCCAGCTCGAACACGGCCGGCGTGAAGCGCTTGGCCTCGGAGCCTTCGTCGAGCACCGCGAACTGACGGAACAGCTCCACCACGGGGCCGGAGCCGAAGGCAAGCCGGGTCCCGGTGGCACTCCGCGTCACGTGCACACCGTCGTTGCGGCCGACAGAGCCAACCACCTTCAGCGCGGCCTTCGACGCATTGACGGCCTCCGCGACCGAGGCCAGCACGCCCGCCTCCTGGGCGTGCATGGTGAGGATGACAACCCTTTGCTCTCGGCCGTGGATGACCGAACGAGTGAGGCAGCCGTCACCGATGGCCACCCCGATCCCCAGCGCGAGGTCGGTCGGGAGCGTGCGTCTGCCGAAGCCGGGGCCTTGGAGCATCAGCCTCTCACCGGGCCGAAGATCCTTGACCGCGACATCACCTCGCTCCACGGTCAGCACGCGATGGTCACCGGTGATCTGTACTCGGTAACCGGCGCGGGTCGTCAGCCGGAATACGGGCTTGTGGCCGGTCGGGAAAATGCGGGTGACCAGATGGGGCTGGCCGTCGGCGCCGATGATCAGGGCGGACTTGCCTACGAGGCTGTCGATCCGCTGCCAGCCGTCGGCTGTCGCGACGAGGGTGTCGCCCGTCACGCACGGGTTCGAGGCGTTGATGCGCCCGTCCTCGGGGCAGGTGTGCCACTCGTTGATGGTCGTGTCGTATTGCACGCCGGGGTCGGCGCAGGCCCAGGCCGCGTAGGCGATCTCGTTCCACATCTCCGCGGCCGGGACCTTCTTCGCGACCTTGCCGTCGGTCCGGCGCCTGAGCTCCCAGTCGCCGCCCTTGTCCAGCACCTCGAAGAAGCCGTTGGGCACGCGGACCGAGTTGTTGGAGTTCTGGCCGGAGACGGTCAGATAGGCCTCGCTGTCCCAGTCGGTGTCGTACTCCGGGAAGACGATCTCGGTCACGCCCTCGGCGGCCAGGTGGAGCGTC
This DNA window, taken from Candidatus Methylomirabilota bacterium, encodes the following:
- a CDS encoding LAGLIDADG family homing endonuclease — protein: MRITRRFTAEDRSPYTGIEFAQKNSQIRNPDGTSVFRQDGIAVPAEWSSVAVDILAQKYFRKSGVPQVDPDGKFLLDKEGQPVLGGEGDARQVFHRLAGCWTHWGERYGYFDSPADGGAFYDELCHMLAAQIAAPNSPQWFNTGLHYAYGLSGPAQGHYYVDPGSGALTRATSAYERPQPSACFIQSVNDDLVNDGGIMDLWTREARIFKYGSGTGSNFSALRGENEPLSGGGKSSGLMSFLKIGDRAAGAIKSGGTTRRAAKMVCLDLDHPDVMQFIRWKVVEEQKVAALVAGSRLGKRRLQAVLQAARIGDRIEADPKQNAGLRAAVREARAAFVPEAYIQKTLHLAAEGVTEIVFPEYDTDWDSEAYLTVSGQNSNNSVRVPNGFFEVLDKGGDWELRRRTDGKVAKKVPAAEMWNEIAYAAWACADPGVQYDTTINEWHTCPEDGRINASNPCVTGDTLVATADGWQRIDSLVGKSALIIGADGQPHLVTRIFPTGHKPVFRLTTRAGYRVQITGDHRVLTVERGDVAVKDLRPGERLMLQGPGFGRRTLPTDLALGIGVAIGDGCLTRSVIHGREQRVVILTMHAQEAGVLASVAEAVNASKAALKVVGSVGRNDGVHVTRSATGTRLAFGSGPVVELFRQFAVLDEGSEAKRFTPAVFELDRPALAAVLRGLFTADGTVANYGDKSQYVGLDSTSEELLSQVQLLLLSFGIKSKLYANRRGETTVSLLPDGRGGLRQYPVQPMFSLRISRSSRVLFEREIGFHPESPKAAALARLNAEVATYRDDLTDEVASIEPAGDADVFDLTEEATHHFVAGGVVVHNCSEYMFLDDTACNLASINLVKFLRPDGSFDVEGFRHACRLWTMVLEISVLMGAYPSPIIAQKSWDFRTLGLGYANMGTVLMRSGIPYDSAEAAAICGSITAIMHGEAYATSAEIAKDLGPFPGYAKNRAHMLRVIRNHRRAAYNSPAGDYEGLTITPMGIDPERCPQRLLQAARETWDRALDLGQAHGFRNAQVTVLAPTGTIGLVMDCDTTGIEPDFALVKFKKLAGGGYFKIINQSLPVALQALGYPPNQIEEIVDYCVGRKTLEGAPFINHDTLRAKGFDDEGLAKIEAAIEGAFEIQFVLNSWTLGDGYVAEKLGINDAQLAEWNGNLLRALGFTPAEIEAANDFCCGAMTVEGAPFLKPEHLPVFDCANRCGRKGQRFIAVAAHIRMMAAAQPFLSGAISKTINMPQDATVEEVKDAYRASWQSMLKAVALYRDGSKLSQPLNTVSDDEEDAAAADVEKVAERMTERVVTKYLRERHRLPDRRAGYTQKAVVGGHKIYLRTGEYEDGSLGEVFLDMHKEGAAFRSLMNCFAIAISLGLQHGVPLEEFVDAFVFTRFEPNGMVKGNDRIKMSTSVIDYVFRELAITYLGRTDLSHVAEEDLRGDTLGAKILQGTAGPRVEPPAAPPVTARAATPVSGGSGALAKAKALSASEMARLKGYEGDPCGDCGQFTMVRNGTCLKCITCG